The following proteins come from a genomic window of Kitasatospora sp. NBC_01246:
- a CDS encoding acyltransferase family protein → MPHPLTALRRAAHQVDTRTPETRDRALDGLRALALLAVPVGHWLLGGFTLSADGALHNASPLGSLGFLAPASWVLQMLGVFFLVGGHSSVRSLERARARGVGHAGWLRARSVRLLRPVLGVAAVWALLIPVLGRLGVPGDTVRTGSVLVVQPLWYIGVYLGLTALTPLCVTAARRLRGWSAGVLAAVVAVVDLLRYGPWADAVPSWVGLLNILPGWLFGYQLGVLWAHGRLGRPAARLLLLGGAALFTALLLVFHYPASMVGVPGAGRTNSHPPSLLVLALAAVQIGAAVLLRERLGRLLRRPMLWLPVVAVNLSAMTIFCWHQSAMLAVAVPGAAVLGTVPGLTGAPDSLAWAAARVALLPLFGAVLVAIGWFTRRFDGPWTAFSRPWKTVAGAAAALFAAYALGVV, encoded by the coding sequence ATGCCCCACCCGCTGACCGCCCTGCGCCGCGCCGCGCACCAGGTCGACACCCGCACCCCCGAGACCCGCGACCGCGCCCTGGACGGGCTGCGCGCCCTCGCCCTGCTCGCCGTCCCCGTCGGCCACTGGCTGCTCGGCGGCTTCACCCTCTCCGCCGACGGCGCCCTGCACAACGCCAGCCCGCTCGGCTCGCTCGGCTTCCTCGCCCCGGCCAGCTGGGTGCTCCAGATGCTCGGGGTGTTCTTCCTGGTCGGTGGCCACTCCTCGGTCCGCTCGCTGGAGCGGGCCCGCGCCCGCGGGGTCGGCCACGCCGGCTGGCTGCGGGCCCGCTCGGTGCGGCTGCTGCGCCCGGTCCTCGGGGTGGCGGCCGTCTGGGCGCTGCTGATCCCGGTGCTGGGCCGACTCGGCGTCCCCGGCGACACCGTCCGGACCGGCTCGGTGCTGGTGGTGCAGCCGCTCTGGTACATCGGCGTCTACCTGGGGCTGACCGCGCTGACCCCGCTCTGCGTAACCGCCGCCCGGCGGCTGCGCGGCTGGTCGGCGGGCGTCCTGGCGGCCGTGGTCGCGGTGGTCGACCTGCTGCGCTACGGCCCGTGGGCGGACGCGGTGCCGTCCTGGGTCGGGCTGCTGAACATCCTGCCGGGCTGGCTCTTCGGCTATCAGCTGGGCGTGCTCTGGGCCCACGGGCGGCTCGGCCGTCCGGCCGCGCGCCTGCTGCTGCTCGGCGGCGCCGCGCTGTTCACCGCGCTGCTGCTGGTCTTCCACTACCCCGCCAGCATGGTCGGCGTGCCCGGCGCCGGGCGGACCAACTCGCACCCGCCGTCCCTGCTGGTCCTGGCGCTGGCGGCGGTGCAGATCGGCGCCGCGGTGCTGCTGCGCGAGCGGCTCGGCCGGCTGCTGCGCCGCCCGATGCTCTGGCTGCCGGTGGTGGCGGTCAACCTCTCGGCGATGACGATCTTCTGCTGGCACCAGAGCGCGATGCTGGCCGTCGCGGTACCGGGCGCGGCCGTCCTCGGCACCGTGCCCGGCCTGACCGGCGCCCCGGACTCGCTGGCCTGGGCGGCCGCCCGGGTGGCGCTGCTACCGCTGTTCGGCGCCGTCCTGGTCGCGATCGGGTGGTTCACCCGCCGCTTCGACGGCCCCTGGACGGCGTTCTCCCGCCCCTGGAAGACGGTGGCCGGCGCCGCCGCGGCGCTGTTCGCCGCGTACGCGCTGGGCGTGGTGTGA
- a CDS encoding sensor histidine kinase, whose product MIDPPTGPARGGLLPGLLAPLARPSTDHTPLLAHAAARWARWLPYVLALAAISSLLPSATNVLATDYGLNVGLAAALSIAQTVPLLLAVSRPLPAWWMIGAADLLTSLLILTTGRDTSSSWPWPAPGVVGYLLLMLPLALRERRRTLLSVWLATTATSLALSLLGIRADVGSDNSLLAVALTGAVLVLGGALRERAEAQRLLAEQEHISEAERERRTLLEERARIARELHDVVAHHMSVIAVQAASAPYRIAGVPPEAAEEFGAIAGTARDSLSEMRRLLGVLRSEESGTEKAPQPGIAQLAQLVETVGRAGVPAELAVLPELVDALPQAVDLSVYRIVQEALANVVRHAPGAEAWVSLAVDGPALLVTVVNGAPPARAESLEAAAEGTGHGLVGMRERVRLLDGKLDTGPLPDGGFKVAAVLPIDTPREPAA is encoded by the coding sequence ATGATCGATCCGCCCACCGGGCCGGCCCGGGGCGGCCTGCTCCCCGGTCTGCTCGCCCCGCTCGCCCGCCCGTCCACCGACCACACCCCGCTGCTGGCCCACGCCGCCGCCCGCTGGGCCCGCTGGCTGCCGTACGTCCTCGCGCTGGCCGCGATCAGCTCCCTGCTGCCCAGCGCGACCAACGTCCTGGCCACCGACTACGGCCTCAACGTCGGCCTCGCGGCGGCCCTCTCGATCGCCCAGACCGTGCCGCTGCTGCTCGCCGTGAGCCGCCCGCTGCCCGCCTGGTGGATGATCGGCGCCGCCGACCTGCTGACCTCCCTGCTGATCCTCACCACCGGCCGGGACACCTCCTCCTCCTGGCCGTGGCCGGCCCCCGGCGTGGTCGGCTACCTGCTGCTGATGCTGCCGCTCGCGCTGCGCGAACGGCGCCGCACCCTGCTCTCCGTCTGGCTGGCCACCACCGCCACGAGCCTCGCGCTGTCGCTGCTCGGCATCCGCGCGGACGTCGGCAGCGACAACAGCCTGCTCGCGGTGGCCCTGACCGGGGCCGTCCTGGTCCTGGGCGGCGCCCTTCGGGAACGGGCCGAGGCCCAGCGGCTGCTCGCCGAGCAGGAGCACATCAGCGAGGCCGAGCGCGAGCGCCGCACCCTGCTGGAGGAGCGCGCCCGGATCGCCCGCGAGCTGCACGACGTGGTCGCCCACCACATGTCGGTGATCGCCGTCCAGGCCGCCAGCGCCCCGTACCGGATCGCCGGCGTGCCGCCCGAGGCGGCCGAGGAGTTCGGCGCCATCGCCGGCACCGCCCGCGACTCGCTGTCCGAGATGCGGCGGCTGCTCGGGGTGCTGCGCAGCGAGGAGTCCGGCACCGAGAAGGCGCCCCAGCCCGGGATCGCGCAACTGGCCCAGCTGGTCGAGACGGTCGGCCGGGCCGGGGTGCCGGCCGAGCTGGCGGTGCTCCCGGAGCTGGTCGACGCCCTGCCGCAGGCCGTCGACCTCTCCGTCTACCGGATCGTCCAGGAGGCGCTGGCCAACGTCGTCCGGCACGCGCCCGGCGCCGAGGCCTGGGTGTCGCTGGCCGTCGACGGCCCGGCCCTGCTGGTCACCGTGGTGAACGGGGCCCCGCCCGCGCGCGCCGAGTCGCTGGAGGCCGCCGCCGAGGGCACCGGTCACGGGCTGGTCGGCATGCGGGAACGGGTGCGGCTGCTGGATGGGAAGCTGGACACCGGCCCGCTGCCCGACGGCGGCTTCAAGGTGGCCGCCGTCCTGCCGATCGACACCCCCCGGGAGCCCGCCGCATGA
- a CDS encoding alpha/beta hydrolase — protein MRQPRTEHRPRPRRFARTVAAAAVALAAVLGAGGWACDTQHPVTGPPPGTAGWVADTTLGLRLPDPATASPAAVAAFFAELPTARQDALAVRHPLVVGNLDGAPVGLRYRANALALAEERGRELARAADPALTPQDRSTARERAERYRTLLDGDRRILAFDPRGRGQVAEVLGDLATAPRTAVVVPGSDIDLRSFDRPTDPYGTPAGMARALYEATGRQTAVIAWAGYTTPVGLGPDAATETLARAGARRLTRLLDGLAVTTRPAAPATVFCHSYGSVVCGLARPGPEQAAALVVLGSPGMGVGSAADLDPRVPLWATRRNGSDWIGDVPNVSLLGLGHGADPTGPAFGARPLPATGSHGHTGYFTPGTASLAAYAALALGR, from the coding sequence ATGCGGCAGCCTCGCACCGAGCACCGACCCCGGCCCCGGCGCTTCGCCCGCACGGTCGCCGCCGCCGCGGTCGCCCTGGCCGCCGTACTGGGCGCCGGGGGCTGGGCCTGCGACACCCAGCACCCGGTCACCGGCCCACCGCCCGGCACCGCCGGCTGGGTCGCCGACACCACCCTCGGCCTCCGGCTGCCCGACCCGGCCACCGCCTCCCCCGCCGCGGTGGCCGCCTTCTTCGCCGAACTGCCGACCGCCCGTCAGGACGCGCTGGCCGTCCGCCACCCGCTTGTGGTCGGCAACCTCGACGGCGCCCCCGTCGGCCTCCGCTACCGGGCCAACGCCCTGGCCCTGGCCGAGGAGCGCGGCCGCGAACTCGCCCGCGCCGCCGACCCGGCGCTCACCCCTCAGGACCGCAGCACCGCCCGCGAACGCGCCGAGCGCTACCGCACCCTGCTGGACGGCGACCGGCGGATCCTCGCCTTCGACCCGCGCGGACGCGGCCAGGTCGCCGAAGTCCTCGGCGACCTGGCCACCGCACCCCGGACGGCCGTCGTCGTGCCCGGCTCGGACATCGACCTGCGGAGCTTCGACCGGCCCACCGACCCGTACGGCACCCCGGCCGGGATGGCCCGCGCCCTGTACGAGGCCACCGGCCGGCAGACCGCCGTGATCGCCTGGGCCGGCTACACCACTCCGGTCGGCCTCGGCCCGGACGCCGCCACCGAGACCCTCGCCCGGGCCGGCGCCCGGCGGCTCACCCGGCTGCTGGACGGGCTCGCCGTCACCACCCGGCCGGCCGCGCCCGCCACGGTGTTCTGCCACAGCTACGGCTCGGTGGTCTGCGGCCTGGCCCGCCCCGGGCCGGAGCAGGCCGCCGCCCTGGTGGTGCTCGGCTCCCCCGGCATGGGCGTCGGCTCGGCCGCCGACCTCGACCCCCGGGTGCCGCTCTGGGCCACCCGGCGCAACGGCTCCGACTGGATCGGCGACGTGCCCAACGTCTCGCTCCTCGGCCTCGGCCACGGCGCCGATCCGACCGGTCCCGCGTTCGGCGCCCGCCCGCTGCCCGCCACCGGATCCCACGGCCACACCGGCTACTTCACCCCGGGCACCGCCTCGCTCGCCGCCTACGCCGCCCTCGCGCTCGGCCGCTGA
- a CDS encoding response regulator transcription factor, whose translation MTIRVIIVDDQAMVRAGFAALLGVQSDIDVVGDAADGAQALEVCGRTHPDVVLMDVRMPVMDGLEAARRLLDPAVPGAHRPKVLMLTTFDVDDYVYEALRAGASGFLLKDAPPADLIAAVRVVAAGDALLAPSVTRRLIEDFARTRPARRRDPKLRLNGLTPRETEVLEMIARGLSNQEIAAGLVLAEQTVKTHIGRILAKLDLRDRAQAVVLAYESGLVTPGQ comes from the coding sequence ATGACCATCCGCGTGATCATCGTCGACGACCAGGCGATGGTGCGGGCGGGCTTCGCCGCCCTGCTCGGCGTCCAGAGCGACATCGACGTGGTGGGCGACGCGGCGGACGGCGCGCAGGCCCTGGAGGTCTGCGGCCGCACCCACCCCGACGTCGTGCTGATGGACGTCCGGATGCCCGTGATGGACGGCCTGGAGGCGGCCCGCCGGCTGCTCGACCCGGCCGTCCCCGGGGCCCACCGGCCGAAGGTGCTGATGCTGACCACCTTCGACGTGGACGACTACGTGTACGAGGCGCTGCGGGCCGGGGCCAGCGGCTTCCTGCTCAAGGACGCGCCCCCCGCCGACCTGATCGCCGCGGTGCGGGTGGTGGCGGCCGGCGACGCGCTGCTCGCCCCCTCGGTCACCCGCCGGCTGATCGAGGACTTCGCCCGGACCAGGCCGGCCCGGCGCCGCGACCCCAAGCTGCGGCTGAACGGCCTGACCCCCCGGGAGACCGAGGTGCTGGAGATGATCGCCCGCGGCCTGTCCAACCAGGAGATCGCCGCCGGCCTGGTGCTCGCCGAACAGACCGTCAAGACCCACATCGGCCGGATCCTCGCCAAGCTCGACCTGCGCGATCGCGCCCAGGCGGTGGTCCTGGCCTACGAGTCCGGCCTGGTGACGCCGGGTCAGTGA
- a CDS encoding TetR family transcriptional regulator: MAAQRSPLATAPALRPAEGAGPGLRERKKQRTRDALIEAAHRLFLSQGFAGTTVDEIAAAVDVSQRTFFRYFANKDEVALAVMADAEDYFIDRLRARPAEENPLQALRAAIVESWHDLGSRHRTGPGSVTSALELMQMIEDTPTLLAAHLRRVTEQERVVVQVLAAREGLDPAEDLRPTVMAAVFGSVLRAAHLSWSADHEASGLEGMIALITRHFDQLGPALAGDWRH, encoded by the coding sequence ATGGCCGCTCAGCGCTCGCCCCTCGCCACCGCCCCGGCCCTCCGGCCGGCCGAGGGCGCCGGTCCCGGCCTGCGCGAGCGCAAGAAGCAGCGCACCCGGGACGCCCTGATCGAGGCCGCCCACCGGCTCTTCCTCAGCCAGGGGTTCGCCGGCACGACGGTGGACGAGATCGCCGCCGCCGTCGACGTCTCGCAGCGCACCTTCTTCCGCTACTTCGCCAACAAGGACGAGGTCGCCCTCGCCGTCATGGCCGACGCCGAGGACTACTTCATCGACCGGCTGCGGGCCCGCCCCGCCGAGGAGAACCCGCTGCAGGCACTGCGGGCCGCGATCGTCGAGTCCTGGCACGACCTCGGCTCCCGGCACCGGACCGGCCCGGGCTCGGTGACCAGCGCGCTGGAACTGATGCAGATGATCGAGGACACCCCCACACTGCTCGCCGCCCACCTGCGCCGGGTCACCGAGCAGGAGCGGGTGGTGGTCCAGGTACTGGCGGCCCGCGAGGGCCTCGACCCGGCCGAGGACCTGCGCCCCACCGTGATGGCCGCGGTCTTCGGCAGCGTGCTGCGCGCGGCCCACCTGTCCTGGAGCGCCGACCACGAGGCGTCCGGCCTGGAGGGCATGATCGCGCTGATCACCCGTCACTTCGACCAGCTCGGCCCCGCCCTGGCCGGCGACTGGCGGCACTAG